GCAGGCGGCGGACAGCCTGCAGGCTCGCATCCGCATCTTTCCCCTCAAAAAGTCTGAACGCCAAGGGGACCAGGGCGCCGATGCCCGCCACGCCGCCCGGGGTGCGGCGGATGTCGCCACCGCCGGAATCCTTGTCCGTCCGGGTGAAGGCGCAGTGATCGGTGGCCAGGCAGTCGATCTCCCCGGCGCGGACCATCTCCGCCAGCTTGCGCCGCGATGCCTCCGGGCGCAGGGGGGGCGCGCAGATCCAGCGCCGGCCGTCCGGCCGCCTCAGCCAGCTTTCGTCGAGGAAAAGAAAGTGCGGGCAGGTTTCGCCGGTGACCAGCGCTTCTCCGGCGGTGCGGATCGCATCCAACCCTGCCGGGGTCGAGACATGGACGATATGGACGTGCGCCCCGGTACGCCGGGCGATCTCGATCAGGCGGCGGATGGCGGTCACTTCCGCCTCAGCCGGCCGGATCCGGGCATGGCTGCGCGGGTCGCTCCAATCAATTTCAGCGCACGCGCGCTCCAGCCGGATGGCGTCAAGGCCTGCTGCCATCTCCCCTCGCCGCGCCCGCTCCAGGATGGCGTCATCCTCGCAGTGGACGAGGACGCGGGCGCTGCGGCTGTGCAGCCGGCTGATGCGCTCCTCCAGCTCCGAATAGGTCGAATAGAGCCCGGCCTCGCGGTAGGTGGTATAGAACTTGAAGGTGGAGAAGCCCGCGGCGATGGCTGCTTCGATCTCCCGCCATCCAGCGGCATCGAAGCGGGTCGGCGTCAGGTGCCAGCCAAAGTCGCAAAAGCTCGTCCCCACCGCCTTCTCTTGCGCACGCGCGATGGCGCTGCTCAGCGATTCCTCACTGCCTTGCGTGATGAAGGAGCAGAGGGTGGTGATGCCGTTTTGCAAGGCGATCTGCGAGGCGCTCCGCCAGGTGTCGGCCAGCCTCTTGCCGCCGATGACATCATCGATATGGGTGTGCAGGTCGATAAAACCCGGCAGGATGGCGCAGCCTGCGGCGTCCAGGATGCGCTCGGCCTGCGTGAATGCTCCGGCCGGAGCGATGGCGGCGATGCGGCCGCTCTCGATGAGCAGATCGGCCTGCTCGAGATGATCG
The nucleotide sequence above comes from bacterium. Encoded proteins:
- a CDS encoding amidohydrolase family protein, with translation MYATTTCLHNGTLVFDDHLEQADLLIESGRIAAIAPAGAFTQAERILDAAGCAILPGFIDLHTHIDDVIGGKRLADTWRSASQIALQNGITTLCSFITQGSEESLSSAIARAQEKAVGTSFCDFGWHLTPTRFDAAGWREIEAAIAAGFSTFKFYTTYREAGLYSTYSELEERISRLHSRSARVLVHCEDDAILERARRGEMAAGLDAIRLERACAEIDWSDPRSHARIRPAEAEVTAIRRLIEIARRTGAHVHIVHVSTPAGLDAIRTAGEALVTGETCPHFLFLDESWLRRPDGRRWICAPPLRPEASRRKLAEMVRAGEIDCLATDHCAFTRTDKDSGGGDIRRTPGGVAGIGALVPLAFRLFEGKDADASLQAVRRLLSAHPAQILGLYPRKGSLQIGADADLVVLRTSGAERSICSSLADTFETYPGMKTTVAIRAAFLRGRLVVENGEILEPDTPGGVWLCQK